Within the Vibrio sp. DW001 genome, the region TTTGAACTGTGCCAACTTATTTTTACTGTCTGATGCGAAAAATGGTGAATTAAATCGAATTGTGTTTTGGCCAATAGCAAGAGATGACCTCGATGATATGCCTGTGGACGGTGAATTAATGGTTGCGGCATCGATTGATTTAGGTGGGAAATCCAACCCGCTAGCGAGGGCGTTACCAAGTAGAGTAACGCTTTCAATTGATGAAGAGAGTAATTTGAAAGACCTCGCGCAGCTCATTATTGGCGAGATCCACGAACAGCGTTGTGGTCAAGCTACGACATTGCAAAAATTATTTGAGGTTATGGTTATCATTATGCTTAGAAAGGTAATGAGGCAGCATGCTGATAATCCGGGGCTGATAGCGGGTCTCGCAGACGAGCGTCTAAGCAAAGCCTTAGTGGCGATACATGAAAAGCCAGAGTTTGACTGGAGGGTAGAAGACCTTGCTGATACTGCAGGACTATCTCGTAGTCAATTTATGCAGCGCTTTAAAGCACGAGTAGGGCACACCCCCGCTCAATACCTGCGTGATTGGCGACTTTCACTT harbors:
- a CDS encoding AraC family transcriptional regulator — its product is MAKLDRLSALIARFELKAEVACDLNCANLFLLSDAKNGELNRIVFWPIARDDLDDMPVDGELMVAASIDLGGKSNPLARALPSRVTLSIDEESNLKDLAQLIIGEIHEQRCGQATTLQKLFEVMVIIMLRKVMRQHADNPGLIAGLADERLSKALVAIHEKPEFDWRVEDLADTAGLSRSQFMQRFKARVGHTPAQYLRDWRLSLARQDLEKGDRVKVVAQRYCYGSQEALSRAFNQRYQCSPAQVRKTQA